The Salarias fasciatus chromosome 16, fSalaFa1.1, whole genome shotgun sequence sequence TCTAGTTCAAGGTCACTGGGTGCAGAAGTCAGTCACAGGTGTCAGCATATCATTCCTACAGTTCACACCTCGACGGCCACAAGTTCAACAcgccacaaacacaaagatcTATGGGCAGTTCACAGTCAAAGTTTAACCTTAAAGTGATGGCTTTTTTTTGGCGATGAGTATTAGAAAATGCAAACTGTGCACAGAAAAGGCTCCAAACTGGAATCCAACCAGGGATCTTGTGAGGTGAGAGCTGTAACCACTATACTAGCGTGTGACGCCAAACAAATCACAGCTCatagaacagcaggggggaagTCCAAGGTGTCCGGCAGCTCACAGCGTAATAACATCAAGGCAGCAATAAGAGATAAATGAGTCGTTAAGATGTAATAAAAACAACTGATTAACAAATAAGTAAAGAAGATCATTTAAGTATCATAAACATAGGCCAGGCAGTACAGGTAGCAAGGGTTTGTAAGCTAAAAAGCAAATTTATAGTGTTCGTTACAATTCCGAGTCCCATTATGAAATGGTGTGGCAGAGACTGTGTCCTGGGAAAGTTTTCAATGTTGCCTCCTGATAAAATCCCTCCAGGACATACGAGTATCCAGCGGTACCTGTCATGCAGCTGGTATTTCTCTCTCACTTCTTCCAACACGATTCTCTTCGGTCCCTCTCCACCAATCAGGAAGTGCAGATCAGGATGCTTGAGGCAGAGCTCTGGGATTATCCCACTGAGAAGATCAATTCCtgggaggagaaggaaaacGTCAACACTTCACTTCTAGGTGATTTATAAAGGTACGCATTAGGTTATGTTTGCTCATTCACTGTTTCATTAAAACCAATTCAGCCTTTAGCTTGTCTTTAGGCCAACATGTTTTTGGCTGCTGCAAACTGACATTTAACTGTAAACCTTCAGAGATTTGGAAAGTGGACAGACTGGATCCTCCAGAAAGTCACTGTcaccacactgaacacactttCAATTCTTCATCATTAATATTCTGTCTTGGTGAGAATATCTGGATCTGACCAAATGTTAAATCACTTCTTCTGTGTCCtattgtctgtctgtctgtaataaaaataaataaatctaattcAATCCACGAGTGACTGATTAATCCTgttaacaaacaaaccaaccaacagcaATAAACACATACACTTCTTGACAAAGGTAAAAAACTTTTGGAGTTGAATCCTTGTTGAGAAATAATAATACACTCTTTTGCACTATAAATATAAATTGAAAGATTTTAATAGCTATGGaaaaggcggggggggggggggggggggggtatttctTACTGTTAAAGTAgaaatctcaattttttttataaacaatgCATAAAACAAAACTAACAAATGAACTTTTGTTCTCAACAATGTGTCAGTCATCATAGCATAAGGTAGATAGAACAagatataaaaacaaactgtagCTACATAAGAACCTTATTAAAGGAATATATAAAGTTGTCCAAAAGgctcaataaagttttatctaatGAAAAGGTGTTTGGTACCTTTGCGGTAGACAAGACGACTAATGACAACAATAGTGATCCTGTCATCTTGGCGCCGGGCGGGGTCAGGAGTGAAGTCTGTGGCGTCAACGGCATTGGGGATAACCGACACGATCTCTGGATTGAGGGCTGCGCGGAGGACCGTGTTCTCCTTGCTGGTGTACGACACGCACACGATGTGGTTGGTGTCGCACAACGACACGGTCAGGAGCTTGTTGGTCAGCACAGAGCTGACGTCGGCAAAGCCAAAGAGCGAGTGGTCTGTGAACACCTGTGAATGATGAAAATTTTCAGCTTTGTCTCAAGAAACAAAAGTTTCTCAGCAGATCAAAGACTGAGACTTAACTGTGGTTTTAGTGAGCAAATCTCACTTTCACTTCTAACACAGAGACACCAAACTGAATAAATGTCAAACATGGAATAAATGAGAGTGCCGTACCGTGTTCAGGCCCATAGTCTTGGCGTGGAACAGTGCATCATGGGCCATGGCAGAGAAGGAGCTGTGAGCGTGCACCACAGTGATGCGCTCCCTAACAAACACACAGCGCATCAGGGGCAAACTGTGGAAGCAGGTTGTGACGGTGGACTGGTTGTACATCACCTGCAGAGGCAGGTAGTACACCTTCAGCCCGTTGGTCAGGTATCGGATACCTTTCCTCCTGCCGTAGGCGTGAGTGACAATCACCACCTTATGTCCCTTTTCAATGAGACACTGAGAAAGCTGATAAATGTGACTTTCTACTCCTCCCATGTTTGGGTAGAAGAAGTCAGACACCATGCAgatgctgtgttttctgctgcacgCCCTGGCAGCCTCTGCAGGAGCCTCAGAGCCTGCGGGACGTGGAGattttgcagcagcagctcgtcgTCGGCCCATTGTTGAGGCTcgatgtgctcacagctgaaacAATCACATGATTTACCAGTCAGTGAAAAGACAACAGCAGTGATTCAACAGTGAAAAGATGCATGTTACCACAGTGCGACTCAGACGGCCTCTTTTCAGCACACACCGCAACCGCGTTACGGATGAAAAGATCTGATTTTATTTGATCAACTAATCAGAAGCGTATTCTCTTATTTGACATTAGCATGAAGCTAACAGACACTGCCTGTCTTTCATACACTCAGCAAGCACAACAGCCAACCATTTCCTCATTCCAATATGTCTTACCTGTATTAAAACGTCCTGTTTATTCCACCCTCGGAAAACAACCGCAGACTTAATtgttggtttcatttttatccgTTAAGTCGGAGCTTTCGCTAGCAGCCCTCAAagcttcctggttctgtcagaCGTAATGACGTCAGACGTAAAGGTTAGCTCTGGACCAATCAGCGTCTTATTTATGACGTCACACGCGAGACGAAAACAAACTACAGTCGtttaaatttaatatttattcgATATTATTTGTTTAATTGACAAAGGTATTCGAGCTGACTTGTTGAGACTATTGTTGAGAacattattattactgttattattattattattattattattattattactgtagtagtagtagtagtagtagtcgAAGTAGTTAATGATAATGACAATGGCAATAATGATAACAACCATCACCAGCACCACAGCATCGAATTTCTTTTACACAAAACTAGAATGCAAGCCACAAAAAATATGGATagaacaaataattaaaaaaaccagTGAGAACATCTTTAAAATTTGGGAAGGTACAACAAAATATcagtgaacaaacaaacaaaaatcacttGAACGACGATTTTTGATGTGTGATTTTTCTGAGAAATATTGAATCATTGTACAAATATTCTCATATGATTGTACTTTAACTGGGAAAATTCCAGTAACATCAGTTTTTCCTTCTACTGtgcagaaaacatgtttgtattttcttctgTAGTACATTCATCtgacccagaaaaaaaagatcaaatcaggATCAAAGTACTTTTGTTATTCTTGAAAATTTTgtggtgctttcacacctacagcatctGGTCCGCTTGAAGTGGACTAGCGTCCCCAACTCcggcaggttcggttcgtacgcgctggtgtgaaagcagaccagttagttttggtccgggacaaagaactgcaccgagacctcctcgaggaggtggtctcggtgcggtctcggcgcggtccgctgctggtgtgaaagttgaccagcctcggtcctgtccgctctgttgtggagaaggctttttggtcggcggaggcttccgtagcaagccgcgcagCACAtgacgtcacacatgctggccaatcagggttcacttccgccacccaaaacacattattatgtgaacagcgccaccaaggggcaggagggtcatagtggatagttcatctgcaaaaacaagtggtgtgaatgcgaaccgaaccagttgacagctgcaacatttatgaataaattatgtccgaaccgaaccactctagcggactagtaggtgtgaaagcacccgtGGTGGGTGCTTTCACTCAGTTCCTTCATAGCATTCCACGTGAAGACAAGTTGTGTAAAACATTTGGCCCTGAGAAACATGCCCACCACAGCAACCATTACAGCTGGCAGATAGATTGACATTACAAAGCATAAGAATCattaacaaaatataaaatttacTGTTTCATAAGATAATGACTGTTTCAACTTTATTCACTGGGATTCCCACCATCGTGTTGTTATTGTAACTGAAACAGATATATCGCAACACTGAGATCCCACACAAGATAATCATGGTCGGGCAGTTAGAGCTGGTTTACTTCCTTATGAAGATTAATGCCAACCATGAGAGTAAACGCAGAAGGCTGAAAAATTCCATAGCTCTCTAAAGTTGTGGTGTTTTTCCACCGATGGGTGCCAGTTTAGAGAAATGGTACAAGAACTAACAAGCAATCATTTCTCCAGATAAGCTCCCCTGTGAGGCTGAGCAactcaaaatatttcaaataaactCACAAAGTTTAGTAAAAACGCAACTATAGAAGAAggatttatcttaaattgtaacaataatttttttttcaaattgagaGTGTGTTGAATGGTTCAACAATAAAGAGGGAAATAAGACACATGCAGTTGATTATTGAgatagttttgttttattagaaAGTGGTCACAATTATAATGCACAATTAGCTAGATACAACTGTAAACCCAAAATTTTAATTCATAATGTTCAACACAGAAATATGGAGACACATGT is a genomic window containing:
- the LOC115403817 gene encoding phosphatidylinositol N-acetylglucosaminyltransferase subunit A-like, producing the protein MGRRRAAAAKSPRPAGSEAPAEAARACSRKHSICMVSDFFYPNMGGVESHIYQLSQCLIEKGHKVVIVTHAYGRRKGIRYLTNGLKVYYLPLQVMYNQSTVTTCFHSLPLMRCVFVRERITVVHAHSSFSAMAHDALFHAKTMGLNTVFTDHSLFGFADVSSVLTNKLLTVSLCDTNHIVCVSYTSKENTVLRAALNPEIVSVIPNAVDATDFTPDPARRQDDRITIVVISRLVYRKGIDLLSGIIPELCLKHPDLHFLIGGEGPKRIVLEEVREKYQLHDRVRLLGALEHKDVRGVLVQGHIFLNTSLTEAFCMAIVEGASCGLQVVSTRVGGIPEVLPEDLITLCEPTVRSLCAGLEAVIARQRSGSAPPPASVHARVRNLYTWKNVAERTEKVYDRVHTEDVLPLDRRLRRLRSHCGAVAGSIFAFVAVLDFLFLLLLRWLVPEHSMDVAVDATGPGGLWTVETETHSKHAEKRSSET